A window of the Nitrospiria bacterium genome harbors these coding sequences:
- a CDS encoding universal stress protein, whose amino-acid sequence MRKPRRILFPTDFSRYSKRAENYAVDLVQGFQAKFYLLHVFEIPFYSHAGVSAGVQADLHRYVQTLKGQEKDRLEQLGKRLEKKGIRVFTLFREGKTPFEIIKTAEEIPADLLVLGTHGRTGVNHMLLGSVAEKVVRDSPCPVLTVRPSG is encoded by the coding sequence ATGCGTAAACCGAGACGGATCTTATTCCCGACGGATTTTTCCAGATATTCAAAAAGGGCTGAAAATTATGCCGTTGACCTGGTACAAGGGTTTCAAGCCAAATTTTATCTTTTACACGTTTTTGAAATTCCTTTTTACAGCCATGCTGGAGTTTCAGCTGGGGTCCAAGCCGATCTTCATCGGTACGTTCAAACCTTAAAAGGGCAGGAAAAGGACCGTTTGGAACAATTGGGTAAAAGATTGGAAAAGAAGGGAATCCGTGTTTTTACGCTTTTTCGAGAAGGGAAAACCCCCTTTGAAATTATTAAAACAGCGGAAGAAATTCCTGCCGATCTTTTAGTATTAGGGACCCATGGGCGCACTGGGGTAAATCATATGCTATTGGGAAGCGTTGCAGAAAAAGTGGTTCGAGATTCCCCGTGTCCTGTTCTAACCGTCCGACCATCG